In Crassostrea angulata isolate pt1a10 chromosome 6, ASM2561291v2, whole genome shotgun sequence, a genomic segment contains:
- the LOC128189026 gene encoding uncharacterized protein LOC128189026, with protein MTVTEKLADSIDTFCDSPKECRACLLLTAIAWFLHTFLSYGTDNWVELSEGPTESNQGLWNHCSKSLSNTDITCRESVSYFLMYRNQDVPAWLHATRFFQSIGLLMSLASVVSSIFCTFVIITDRKRDTQVAAVVINFVAACSMLIGSSIYGGQYRYAGWLKGYYLSWSFAFSIIAGLAHIVSGSIYMFTLPNSDSIQTISNNQTTNQSQPPGEIVNNRDVHVNIPVPSAPPDAYLYYIPPSNEEYHPRYPPRGSINTPQPASTNRRQNPASTQNTETDTQSDDDTCIVCFDHRVEILLRPCYHFNLCEGCSLLVTQCPTCRGIIQEKIKPYR; from the exons ATGACAGTGACGGAAAAACTAGCCGATTCTATAGACACGTTTTGTGATTCCCCTAAAGAATGCCGAGCATGCCTCTTACTCACAGCCATCGCATGGTTTCTCCATACCTTCCTGTCCTATGGCACAGACAACTGGGTGGAACTGTCAGAGGGACCAACAGAGAGCAACCAAGGACTCTGGAACCACTGTAGCAAGTCCCTCAGTAACACAGACATCACTTGTCGTGAATCAGTCAGTTACTTCCTGATGTACAGAAATCAAGACGTACCGG catGGCTTCACGCTACCAGATTCTTTCAAAGTATTGGTCTCCTCATGTCTCTTGCGTCAGTCGTGTCGTCCATTTTCTGCACGTTCGTTATTATAACAGACAGAAAGAGAGACACTCAAGTTGCTGCAGTGGTAATAAATTTTGTAGCAG ccTGCAGTATGTTAATAGGAAGCAGTATTTACGGTGGTCAATACCGCTATGCAGGGTGGCTGAAGGGCTACTATCTGTCCTGGTCTTTTGCTTTCTCAATTATAGCCGGACTTGCTCATATAGTATCCGGAtctatatatatgtttacattacCGAATTCAG aCTCCATTCAAACGATTTCAAATAATCAAACAACAAACCAATCTCAACCACCCGGTGAAATTGTTAACAACCGTGATGTTCATGTAAATATTCCGGTACCTTCAGCCCCGCCTGATGCGTATTTATACTATATCCCGCCGTCCAATGAAGAATATCATCCACGATATCCTCCCAGAGGTTCTATCAATACACCACAACCTGCTAGCACCAATCGACGACAAAATCCCGCCTCCACCCAGAACACTGAAACTGATACACAGAGCGATGACGATACCTGCATTGTTTGCTTCGATCATCGTGTAGAAATCCTACTTCGACCGTGCTATCATTTTAATCTATGTGAGGGATGCTCTTTGCTCGTGACTCAGTGTCCAACATGCAGAGGTATCATCCAAGAAAAAATTAAGCCATACCGATAG